One window from the genome of Comamonas sp. lk encodes:
- the panD gene encoding aspartate 1-decarboxylase, which translates to MFRTLLKSKIHRVKTTQCELHYEGSCAIDEDLLDAANIAENEQVHIWNIDNGERFVTYAIKGQRGSGMISVNGSAARRACVGDLLIIASFAQVHENDVASHQPQLVFVNDENKQVELRHKVPTQLL; encoded by the coding sequence ATGTTCCGCACCCTGCTCAAGTCCAAGATCCACCGCGTCAAAACCACGCAATGCGAGCTGCATTACGAAGGCTCTTGCGCCATTGATGAAGACCTGCTGGACGCTGCCAATATTGCCGAGAACGAACAGGTTCATATCTGGAATATCGACAACGGCGAGCGCTTTGTGACCTATGCCATCAAGGGCCAGCGCGGCAGCGGCATGATTTCCGTCAACGGTTCAGCAGCGCGCCGCGCCTGCGTGGGCGATCTGCTCATCATTGCCAGCTTTGCCCAGGTGCACGAGAACGATGTGGCAAGCCACCAGCCCCAGCTGGTCTTCGTCAACGATGAGAACAAACAGGTGGAACTGCGCCACAAGGTGCCTACGCAGCTGCTATAA
- a CDS encoding 5-carboxymethyl-2-hydroxymuconate Delta-isomerase, whose amino-acid sequence MPHLHIEYTDNLTGLNERELMRELNAVVCAHPTVTDEADVKSRIARLTSFYIGSSPENRGFVHVQLQLMSGRSEQAKKEMSDGLAAVLRRLVPQPGDMLVQLSVDVADMDKATYFKGRL is encoded by the coding sequence ATGCCTCATCTGCATATTGAATACACCGACAACCTCACCGGCCTGAACGAGCGCGAGTTGATGCGCGAACTCAATGCCGTGGTCTGCGCTCACCCCACGGTGACCGATGAAGCCGACGTCAAATCCCGCATTGCGCGCCTGACCAGCTTCTACATTGGCAGCTCGCCCGAGAACCGCGGTTTCGTGCACGTGCAGCTGCAGCTGATGTCCGGCCGCAGCGAACAGGCCAAAAAGGAAATGTCCGACGGCCTGGCCGCCGTGCTGCGCCGCCTCGTGCCCCAGCCCGGCGATATGCTGGTGCAGCTGAGCGTAGATGTGGCCGATATGGACAAGGCCACCTACTTCAAGGGCCGTCTGTAA